A window of Thermococcus aggregans contains these coding sequences:
- a CDS encoding alanyl-tRNA editing protein yields MTLKLFYLNPYLREASAKVEDVEVEGGRIRVLLDRTIFYPEGGGQPSDRGVIKGEGFRIEVEKVEGKDKIWHEGKLIGRSPKKGEEVELELDWEWRYENMRQHTGQHIFSAILKRMYNSDTTGFQIFPDYNKIEINFDGELTWEHILAAELEANEVVWADIPVEVEEYDELPEEISSALRKALPKKVSGKIRIVKIGDVDLIPCGGTHVKSTREVGFIKVLNFYRKTKNIWRIEFACGYRALIYLDKLLEDYWGSLDRMHNKNRPLIERVEELKKELEAIEEQKAELRRELWEWKSKALLSNAYEIGRVKVVSYVELMDMKDAQAFIVYLVDKNPNTIVLAVGSNYVIFAKNKNVEGISMKELLKEVLREVGGGGGGSDVLARGGGFKAKPEEVLKVAERIIKEKLKD; encoded by the coding sequence ATGACACTTAAATTGTTCTACTTGAACCCATACCTAAGGGAAGCTTCTGCAAAGGTAGAGGATGTTGAGGTTGAAGGGGGTAGAATTAGGGTATTGCTCGATAGGACGATATTCTACCCCGAAGGTGGTGGACAGCCCAGCGACAGAGGGGTAATAAAAGGAGAGGGTTTTAGGATTGAAGTCGAAAAAGTAGAGGGAAAAGATAAAATTTGGCATGAGGGAAAGCTTATAGGCAGATCTCCTAAGAAAGGGGAGGAAGTTGAGCTTGAACTTGACTGGGAATGGAGATACGAAAACATGAGACAACATACTGGTCAGCATATATTTTCTGCAATCCTGAAAAGAATGTACAACAGCGATACCACGGGATTCCAGATCTTCCCCGATTACAATAAAATCGAGATCAATTTTGATGGAGAATTAACTTGGGAGCATATTCTTGCTGCAGAACTTGAGGCAAATGAAGTTGTTTGGGCAGATATCCCTGTAGAGGTTGAGGAATATGACGAACTTCCCGAAGAAATAAGCTCGGCCCTCAGGAAAGCTTTGCCCAAAAAGGTGTCGGGAAAAATTCGAATAGTGAAAATAGGGGACGTTGATTTAATTCCATGCGGAGGGACCCACGTAAAAAGCACCAGAGAAGTTGGCTTCATAAAGGTTCTTAACTTCTACAGAAAAACCAAAAACATCTGGCGTATAGAGTTTGCCTGCGGGTATAGAGCGCTTATATACCTAGACAAGCTCTTAGAGGATTACTGGGGAAGCTTGGACAGGATGCACAACAAAAACAGACCTCTAATTGAAAGGGTAGAGGAACTAAAGAAAGAGCTTGAGGCAATTGAAGAACAAAAAGCAGAACTTAGAAGGGAGCTATGGGAGTGGAAAAGTAAAGCTCTGCTGTCTAATGCCTATGAGATTGGTAGGGTAAAGGTGGTCTCCTACGTTGAATTGATGGATATGAAAGACGCGCAGGCGTTTATTGTATACCTCGTGGATAAGAACCCCAACACGATAGTTTTGGCAGTTGGGAGCAATTATGTCATTTTTGCAAAGAACAAGAATGTAGAAGGCATTTCTATGAAGGAGCTTCTTAAAGAAGTGCTCAGAGAAGTCGGTGGTGGTGGAGGCGGAAGCGACGTTTTGGCAAGAGGAGGAGGATTCAAGGCAAAGCCAGAAGAAGTACTTAAAGTGGCGGAAAGAATAATAAAAGAGAAGCTGAAGGACTAA
- a CDS encoding inositol-3-phosphate synthase yields MVRVVILGQGYVGSIFALGVERIKAGELGYYGIPLQNELPIKVENIEIVGSYDVDKSKIGKSLYEVVKNYWDGEIPETLKNVTIRKGIHLRSLRNLSIEAEGLEDEMTLKEAVEKLVEEWKELDADVIVNVCTTEAFVPFGNKEELIKAIENNEKERLTATQVYAYAAALYAKERGGAAFVNAIPTLIANDPAFVELAKESNLVIFGDDGATGATPLTADILSHLAQRNRYVRDIAQFNIGGNTDFLALTDKERNKSKEFTKSSVVKDILGYDAPHYIKPTGFLEPLGDKKFIAMHIEYVSFNGAVDELVVTGRINDSPALAGLLVDLVRLGKMAVERKEFGTVYEVNAFYMKNPGPKEKCNIPRIIAHEKMRMWAGLKPRWL; encoded by the coding sequence ATGGTTCGTGTTGTGATACTTGGCCAAGGGTATGTGGGGAGCATTTTTGCTCTCGGAGTAGAGAGAATAAAGGCAGGAGAGCTCGGCTACTATGGAATTCCCCTTCAGAACGAGCTTCCAATAAAAGTTGAGAACATAGAAATCGTCGGAAGCTACGATGTTGACAAAAGCAAGATCGGAAAGTCCCTTTATGAGGTGGTGAAAAACTACTGGGACGGCGAAATTCCAGAAACCTTGAAGAACGTGACCATAAGGAAAGGAATTCATCTCAGAAGCCTAAGAAACCTCTCCATAGAAGCTGAAGGACTTGAAGACGAAATGACTCTTAAGGAAGCCGTTGAAAAACTCGTTGAGGAATGGAAAGAACTCGATGCAGATGTTATAGTTAACGTTTGTACAACCGAGGCTTTTGTTCCCTTTGGCAACAAAGAAGAGCTTATAAAAGCAATCGAAAATAACGAAAAAGAAAGATTGACCGCAACTCAGGTGTATGCCTACGCTGCAGCCCTTTACGCAAAGGAAAGAGGAGGAGCAGCTTTTGTAAACGCCATTCCCACTCTAATAGCCAACGATCCCGCGTTTGTTGAACTTGCTAAGGAGAGCAACTTGGTTATTTTCGGTGACGATGGAGCAACCGGTGCAACTCCATTAACAGCAGACATCCTATCTCACTTAGCCCAGAGGAACAGATACGTTAGAGACATAGCACAGTTCAACATCGGAGGTAACACCGACTTTCTTGCTCTTACTGACAAGGAGAGAAACAAGAGCAAGGAGTTCACTAAATCAAGCGTCGTTAAAGACATACTTGGCTACGATGCTCCGCACTACATTAAACCAACCGGATTCCTCGAACCTCTCGGCGACAAGAAATTCATTGCCATGCACATAGAGTACGTCAGCTTTAATGGGGCAGTTGATGAGCTTGTAGTAACTGGAAGAATCAATGACAGCCCAGCCTTGGCAGGACTGCTAGTTGACTTAGTGAGGTTGGGCAAAATGGCAGTAGAAAGAAAGGAATTTGGAACAGTCTATGAAGTCAACGCCTTCTACATGAAGAACCCAGGGCCAAAAGAAAAGTGCAACATCCCAAGGATAATAGCCCACGAAAAGATGAGAATGTGGGCAGGATTAAAGCCAAGATGGCTTTAG